The nucleotide sequence GCAGCGCAGCGACCAATGATTGTCTCAATCTGATCCCGTTCGTTTTCAGTAAAACGAGGAATTCGGATCCGAGATCTAATGAAAGCTCGCTGCGATCGCACTTCACGTGCTGCAATCGCAAAGAAATCAGCCCAAGACTTCTCGTTTTCGCTTGATGTAGTCCCACACGACGTAGCGATCGAGGTCGTTGCCGGCAGTAAAGAAAACGCGGCCATGCGTCGATTCCGCCAGGCGATATGCGAAGCGAATATCTTCTTCGCTTTGCGACCAGCTTGGCACCAGAAACATGTTGATCGTGATTCCTTGCTGCTGACAAAGCTTCCCTTCGCGCATCGTGGCCGCTTCGGTCCGGGCATCGGGAGGATACAGCAAAAAGAGTTCGTGCCCCTCGAAATGGGCCGTCGGCAGTCCATCGGTAATCAAAATAATTTGCCGATTGGGCGTGTCCTGGCTGCTAAGGAACAAGCGAGCTTGCTGCAAAGCGTGCTGAATGTTGGTGAAGTGCGGCGGAATTCGATATTCGCTCACCTCTGGCTTGCTCATATCGGCTCGTAGCCGCACGACCGGGTCGTGAATAGTCACTGGCTTGGGTAGCAAACCAATTACATCGCCGGGGGCAACCGGCTTGGCGAACGAGTACATCTCGATCATCTGCAGGAAATCGCCTGGGAATTCGCTCCGAATAAGTCCCTGCATCGCCAGAGCCATCCGTTTGACGTTGGCGTACTGGGCGTCGTAACGCATGCTCCCGCTCATATCCATGATGACGCAGGTCGCACACTTCGGATTGTTTTTCGTCTTATGGATGACGATATCTTCGCTGCGCATCCGCAGTGGGCGTTCGGTTCCCTGGCGCAGCATGACGTTGATCAACGTCTGGGGGATATCCATGTTGGTGAGGGAGTCCCCGAACTCATAATCTTTGGTCGATTGCAGCTCGACCGCGCCTTCCCCCACGATCGGACCGGAATGCCGGCCAGAACGCGAGGCCTCCATGTTGCTGAAGATGCGCTCAAGCAGCTTGCCTTGAAAGATTTTGAAGGCCTGGGGGGTCAGATGGATGTGCCCCGATTGGCTGGTCAGGCCTTGCTGCTCGGCTTGCTCGCGGAGGTACTGCTCGACCTGACGCTGAAGCTGCATGAGCTGCTCCATTTCGCCAGGATCAGCGTACTCCGAGAGTTGCTCCATATCGATAATGCCGATTTGAGCGTTCTCGCGGGCTTGCTTTAGTTGCTCGAGCAGTTCGTCGATCTTTTCCAGCTCTTCCTTCACCTCGATCGCCTGATCGATGGTCATCGGCGTGCGACCGGTGAAGTGATACTTGGCAGCTAACTGATCGACTTCGTATTTCCGGCTGAGGTGCTCCATCAGCTGAATCAGATCGAGCGCGAAGGGAGACCGCTCGTCGTCGAGGTTGTACCAGATGCGTTCCAGATCATAGAGCTGCTCTTGCTCGAAGCCCAACTGATACCGCTCACGCATTCGCTGAGGGGGATCCATCGGCTCGCCATGCTGGCGATAGGCCTTCTTAGCCGCATCACGAGCCTGATCGGTCTCGTAGGTCTCCAGGATCTTTCGCTTCCGCTCTTCCAGCATCTTGATCAGCGAGTCAATGCTCGGGCCCAAGCCGGAAATCTGGCTCGGGTCGATCTTCACCGCATTGGCCAACTGTTCTGGCGTCAGCTCGAAGCGATCGCCATACATCAGCCAATGTTCCATCGCCGGCGACACCATGTCAGGCGGAGGCGTCTTGGGACTGGGGAACTTGGCGGGATCGTACTTCTGGTACGTATGGATGATTCCGCCAGGCATCTTCTTGCGTTGAGGCATAAGACGAGGTTCCTATTCGAACTCGTAGGTAATCTTACCGTGCTGCTGGGCTCGGCTGATCCGATCCACGGCATACAGACCTGCCAACACGAACTCGACGCACGAGGCTCGCATGGCAGGATTCTCGGAGGCATTCACCTCAAACGCTCGATCCCAAACCGGCGGAACACGCTTTAAGCGTTCGCCGTAATAGTCAGAAGGCAACAAGTCCCCCACTTCGATCTTCACACCCTTCTGGAAGATCTCCGCGATCTGCTCGAGGCCATGTTCCTGGATATATTCCTGAAACACGGTACCGACCGCCTCGGCAATCAAGGCGTCCAGCACCTGGCTTTCCGACATCTGATGGCTTCCCATCATATCCAGCTCTAACTTGCCGAGGCTGGAGCTATAGATATGCCCAAAGTCACTCAGCCGCACGACGGCTGGCCTTTCGTTCAGCAGAATCCCGCGATGCCGAGCCGACGCGATGACCGTGCTGTAGTTCGCGATGCTGAAACGAGCACTGACGCCTGATTGCTGATCGACGAACTTGCTCCGACGGGCCGCCTCGGTGATTTGCTCGAGGACTTCCTTCATGAAGTAAGGAATGACGACCGGGTACTCGCCATCCAGCGTGACGTCGGCCTCTTGCTCGATGATCTGAATTCCCAGGTCGCGTTGCCGCGGATAGTGAGTATGGATCACCGTCCCGATGCGGTCCTTCAGCTGCGGAATCACTTTGCCACTTCGGTTGAACGTGGAAGGATTCGCCGAGAAGAGGAGCACCAGGTCGATATCGAAGTTGACGGGATAGCCGCGGATCTGAACGTCACGCTCTTCGAGCATGTTGAACAAACCGACCTGAACCAGCTCGTCAAGCTCTGGCAGTTCGTTCATTGCGAAGATGCCACGATGCATGCGCGGGATCAAACCAAAGTGCAGTGCTTCTTCGGTGCTCATGCTGACACCGCTGGCCAGTTTGGCCGGGTCGATTTCGCCGATCACGTCGGCAAACTTGGTTCCAGGTGCCAGACGCTCGGCATAGCGTTCTTGACGGGGCCACCAGGCGATCGGGATCTCTTCGTCCCCATGCTCGGCCACAAACTTTT is from Bremerella sp. JC817 and encodes:
- a CDS encoding magnesium chelatase; its protein translation is MKELKESGWKSRSVKQEIQENFIHMLAAGEETFPGMVGYEDTVLPEIHLALIAGHDMLFMGEKGQGKSRMMRMMVRFLDEAVPYLNIEGCPVHEDPYHPITAVGKKFVAEHGDEEIPIAWWPRQERYAERLAPGTKFADVIGEIDPAKLASGVSMSTEEALHFGLIPRMHRGIFAMNELPELDELVQVGLFNMLEERDVQIRGYPVNFDIDLVLLFSANPSTFNRSGKVIPQLKDRIGTVIHTHYPRQRDLGIQIIEQEADVTLDGEYPVVIPYFMKEVLEQITEAARRSKFVDQQSGVSARFSIANYSTVIASARHRGILLNERPAVVRLSDFGHIYSSSLGKLELDMMGSHQMSESQVLDALIAEAVGTVFQEYIQEHGLEQIAEIFQKGVKIEVGDLLPSDYYGERLKRVPPVWDRAFEVNASENPAMRASCVEFVLAGLYAVDRISRAQQHGKITYEFE